A single Trueperaceae bacterium DNA region contains:
- a CDS encoding ABC transporter ATP-binding protein, protein MIEVNGLVKRYGRVTAVDGLSFAVPRGRVVALLGPNGAGKSTTIRAVTGQVMPSAGTVTVGGHDVVRRPLEAKALIGYVPDRPYLYPNLTGRELLRFLGRLRRVDGAEERSRELLARFELAHAADELVQTYSHGMRQRLTFCAALLHRPPALVIDEPMVGLDPRGARDVRALMRRHADDGGAVLLTTHSLAVAEAVADEIVLMTRGRAVARGTLAELRQRVGDDAADLEEIFLRLTEEAA, encoded by the coding sequence ATGATCGAGGTGAACGGGCTCGTCAAGCGGTACGGGCGGGTCACCGCCGTGGACGGCCTGTCGTTCGCGGTCCCCCGCGGGCGCGTGGTGGCGCTGCTCGGGCCGAACGGGGCGGGCAAGTCCACGACGATCCGCGCCGTCACGGGGCAGGTCATGCCCTCGGCGGGGACGGTGACCGTGGGCGGGCACGACGTCGTCAGGCGGCCCCTGGAGGCCAAGGCGCTCATCGGCTACGTGCCCGACCGGCCGTACCTCTACCCGAACCTCACGGGTCGCGAGCTGCTGCGCTTCCTGGGACGTCTGCGCCGGGTGGACGGGGCCGAGGAGCGTTCACGCGAGCTGCTCGCGCGGTTCGAGCTCGCGCACGCCGCGGACGAGCTCGTGCAGACCTACTCGCACGGCATGCGTCAGCGCCTCACGTTCTGCGCCGCGCTGCTGCATCGTCCGCCGGCGCTGGTGATCGACGAGCCGATGGTCGGCCTCGACCCGCGCGGCGCCCGCGACGTGCGGGCCCTGATGCGCCGGCATGCCGACGACGGCGGCGCCGTGCTGCTCACCACGCACTCGCTGGCGGTGGCGGAGGCCGTCGCCGACGAGATCGTGCTCATGACCCGGGGGCGCGCCGTGGCGCGCGGCACCCTGGCCGAGCTGAGGCAGCGCGTCGGCGACGACGCGGCCGACCTCGAGGAGATCTTCCTGCGCCTGACCGAGGAGGCCGCCTAG